The window CAGGCAAGGGGGCTGCAGGTGGATATTCTCGATGAATTCGAGCCGCTGAATACGCTGCAGAAATGGGAACAATCCGGAATCCGCTGGGATGCGGCCTTTGTGCCTTATTTTATGCCGCTGCATGGCATGATGAACTCGGCCCGTCCGGTGGGCGAAGCGGCCAAAGCCATCTGGGCGCTGCAGCATGCGGAGACGATCCGTCCGATCGGGGTATCTTTTGCCACGCCGTTTCTGCTTCGGGATATGCCGTTCCTTGACACGCTCGTAAATGCCTATTCGCTGCACGAGGAAACGGTAGAGTTCACGGTCAAAGCCCTGTTCGGAGAAGCTCCGTTCCTGGGACATTCACCTGTTGATGCCGATCCTGAGGAAGATTATATGAGTCCAAGGGGGCTGCAGCATGTCCGAGACTAAGCTTATGCTGGATCCTATATTGGAGCGGTTATTTGCGTATATGACCGCTGATCGGCACAGCGGCAACTGGGGAATGGACATCGGCCACTGGGACTGGGTGCCGGGGGTTGGGATCATTTCCATCCTGGATTACGGCCAGGCTGCGGGCCGGGACAAGGCCGTCGATTATGTGCTGGAGTGGGTAGAGCGGAATAAGCAGCAGGCCGAAGGCATCAGGGTGATTAATTCCATGGCTCCTTATGCGGTTTTTCCCGGGCTGTACCGGCGGACACAGAATAGCTGGTTTCTGGAGAAAGCCGGTGAAATTGCCGGCTGGATGCTGGAGACGGCGCCGAGAACCCGGGAGGGGGCGCTGGAGCATACCGTCACCGAAGCGGCCAAGTTCCCGGAGCAGGTGTGGGCCGATACGGTCTACATGGCCGTGCTGTTCCTGGCGCGGCAGGCCGGGCTGACCGGAGATCGCAGAATCGCGGAGGCTACGCTGGAGCAGACGCTGCTGCACCTGCGGCTGCTCCAGGATGAGCAGACAGGGCTGCTGTTCCACGGCTGGAACTCCCTGCAGGGGAACCATATGTCGGCTGTCCGCTGGGCGCGGGCCAACGCCTGGATTACGCTTGCCGTTCCGCAGATTGTGGCAGAGATTAAGGAGCTGACCGAGATCCCCTCCGAGCTGTACAGCCGGTATGACAGGCTTGCCGCTGGCCTGCGGTCCTGCCAGGCGGAGGACGGATTATGGCATACCGTCCTGGACAGGCCGGAATATTATAAGGAAACTTCGGGCAGTGCCGGCATCGCCTGCGGATTCATCCGGGGTGTACAGAGCGGCATGCTGGACCCCTCTCATCTGGCCAGCGCGGAGCAGGCTCTCGGTGCTATTCTTCCGCTCATCACGGATGACGGAGAAGTGAAGGGGGTATCGGCCGGAACCCCGGTGATGCCTTCGGCTGAGGCCTATAATGAAATTGCGGTCTATCCGGCACTGTACGGGCAGGGGCTGGTAATGCAGTTGCTGGCGCAGACGCTGAGCCTGAGTCTAAACGGACAACCGAAGGTTAACACGGTCAGAAAGGCAGGAGATAAGCGTGAATAACGCGGCAGGTTATACCAGAGAAGACATTGACCAGCGCGAAATGCTGATCCGCAAAATGCGGGGGCTGGAAGCCCGCTATAATCCGGAGCTTGCCATGCTGCGCTCACCGTTCAGCAGCCCGGGGTACCATACTACCTTGAAGCAAGCCGATTTTATCCATTCCACGCGGGATTCGTTGTCCTATGCACTGGGGCTGCTCGATACAGAGCTTGCCGAGTGGGGGCAGCGGGCCTTCGGCATCATCGCACAGGTGATTTCACTGCAGGATACGGACCGGAGCCGCGCCACCTTTGGCATCTGGTCCTGGTTCTATGAAGAGCCGCTGGCTATGATGGCACCGCCGGACTGGAACTGGGCCGATTTCTGCGGCAGCCGGCTGATTCAGGCTCTGGCGCGTCATGGGCACCGTTTTCCGCAGGAGCTGCGCGAGGCAACGATCCGTTCGGTGGACTATGCCTGTGAGGCCATTATCAAGCGGAATGTCGGACCCGATTATACCAATATTGCAATTCTGGGGGCCTTTGTCACCAGAATTGCCGGAGAGCAGCTCGGCCGGGAGGATTATGCAGTCTATGGGCTGGAACGCTTGAAAAAACTCTATGCGTATACCATGGAGCGCGGGGCCTTTCAGGAGTTCAACAGTCCCGTTTATACCTATATCGCCATTCTGGAGCTGTCGAAGCTGCGGAGTGAGTCTGCGGACAGTACCGTGAAGGAGCTGTGCAATGAGCTGATTAAGCTGACCTGGAAAACAGTAGCCGGATATTATCATCCTGTGACTGCGCAGTGGTCCGGCCCGCACTCCCGCTCCTACGAGACACTGCTGACTGAGCAGAGCAAGGCGTTCCTGCAAATGGCGACCAGGGGTGAAGTGATGTTTTTTCCATGGGATGAGCTTCCTTATGAGGAGGAATGGTACGGCAGCGGCTTTTATTGCCCGCCTGATTATCTGGACTGCTTCAAGGTACCGGCAACCAAAGA of the Paenibacillus pedocola genome contains:
- a CDS encoding glycoside hydrolase family 88/105 protein translates to MSETKLMLDPILERLFAYMTADRHSGNWGMDIGHWDWVPGVGIISILDYGQAAGRDKAVDYVLEWVERNKQQAEGIRVINSMAPYAVFPGLYRRTQNSWFLEKAGEIAGWMLETAPRTREGALEHTVTEAAKFPEQVWADTVYMAVLFLARQAGLTGDRRIAEATLEQTLLHLRLLQDEQTGLLFHGWNSLQGNHMSAVRWARANAWITLAVPQIVAEIKELTEIPSELYSRYDRLAAGLRSCQAEDGLWHTVLDRPEYYKETSGSAGIACGFIRGVQSGMLDPSHLASAEQALGAILPLITDDGEVKGVSAGTPVMPSAEAYNEIAVYPALYGQGLVMQLLAQTLSLSLNGQPKVNTVRKAGDKRE